From a single Okeanomitos corallinicola TIOX110 genomic region:
- a CDS encoding amidohydrolase family protein: protein MLDLIIKNGLKFDGLGSPPILQDIGIENGRIVTISPFITSQAHEIIDATNLWVTPGFIDIHTHYDLELEIAPGLSESVRHGVTSVVIGNCSLSVAIGEPQMLADIFQRVETLSHTLIAKWLDKSLSWQTPAEYLQHLQTLPLGANIAPLFGHSALRAHVMGLERSLKKQPSKFELKIMERIAADALEAGFIGISIDMFPWHRMSGEWQGDSIPSQHAKFKEYAMLANLCQQRDLVFQVTPNIKKIGSFLEILWMSLGIIKKPLRLTVLSALDAVHNRKMWRMFAPILFIWNRILQGNTRFQTLTEPFTIFSDGAVTPLFEEFTTGAKLNSCQSRQERLELWKSESFCDQFIQEWNNKKYPAFHRQLELMEVVECPEKSWEGLTFTEIAHQQKQEPLTFFIDALQKYDTDLRWVATGANDRLKPRLKMMKHPHIFPGFTDAGAHVRNLGYYDGAISLLKQAIATNFLAPEAAIYRVTGEPAEWFRLNTGVIKVGAKADLLLIDPLGLNQPLSPQLQISDPVLDGEMRMVKRGSEEIIKAVFINGVKVVNNGEVSDVLGREKLGDVLFPV from the coding sequence ATGCTAGATTTAATCATCAAAAACGGTTTAAAATTCGATGGTTTAGGTTCTCCCCCAATACTTCAAGATATAGGTATTGAAAACGGCCGTATTGTCACCATTTCCCCATTCATAACTTCCCAAGCTCATGAAATAATAGACGCAACTAATTTATGGGTGACACCGGGCTTTATAGACATTCATACACACTACGATTTAGAATTAGAAATTGCACCGGGTTTGAGTGAATCAGTACGTCATGGAGTTACTAGCGTAGTTATTGGTAATTGTAGTTTATCTGTTGCCATTGGTGAACCACAAATGTTAGCAGATATTTTCCAAAGAGTAGAGACTTTATCTCATACATTAATTGCTAAATGGTTAGATAAATCTCTTTCTTGGCAAACTCCAGCAGAATATTTACAGCATTTACAAACATTACCATTAGGTGCAAATATTGCCCCATTATTTGGCCATAGTGCTTTACGCGCTCACGTCATGGGTTTAGAAAGAAGTTTAAAAAAACAACCCAGTAAATTTGAATTAAAAATCATGGAACGCATTGCTGCTGATGCTCTAGAAGCAGGTTTTATTGGTATTTCTATTGATATGTTTCCCTGGCACAGAATGAGTGGAGAATGGCAAGGTGATAGTATTCCTTCTCAACACGCCAAATTTAAAGAATATGCGATGTTAGCTAATTTATGTCAGCAGCGGGATCTAGTTTTTCAAGTTACACCTAACATTAAAAAAATAGGTTCATTTTTAGAAATTTTATGGATGAGTTTAGGGATAATTAAAAAACCACTACGGTTAACAGTTCTCTCGGCTTTAGATGCTGTTCATAACCGCAAAATGTGGCGAATGTTTGCCCCTATCCTATTTATTTGGAATCGCATTTTACAAGGTAATACTCGTTTTCAAACCTTAACCGAACCATTTACAATTTTTTCTGATGGTGCGGTTACACCTTTATTTGAAGAATTTACTACCGGAGCAAAACTGAATAGTTGTCAGTCAAGACAGGAAAGATTAGAATTATGGAAATCTGAAAGTTTTTGTGATCAATTTATTCAAGAGTGGAATAATAAAAAATATCCAGCATTTCATCGGCAATTAGAGTTAATGGAAGTTGTAGAATGTCCTGAAAAAAGCTGGGAAGGTTTGACTTTTACAGAAATTGCTCACCAACAAAAACAAGAACCTTTAACGTTTTTTATTGACGCATTACAAAAATATGATACTGATTTACGTTGGGTAGCAACAGGAGCAAATGATCGCTTAAAACCTCGCTTAAAAATGATGAAACATCCGCATATTTTCCCTGGGTTTACTGATGCTGGCGCTCATGTTCGTAATTTGGGTTATTATGATGGAGCAATATCTTTATTAAAACAAGCAATTGCTACTAATTTTTTAGCTCCTGAAGCTGCAATTTATCGAGTTACGGGAGAACCTGCTGAATGGTTTCGTTTAAATACGGGGGTAATTAAAGTTGGTGCAAAAGCTGATTTATTATTAATTGATCCTTTGGGTTTAAATCAACCTTTGAGTCCCCAATTGCAAATATCAGATCCGGTTTTAGATGGGGAAATGCGGATGGTAAAACGGGGTTCTGAGGAAATAATAAAAGCGGTTTTTATTAATGGGGTAAAGGTTGTTAATAATGGGGAAGTTAGTGATGTTTTGGGAAGGGAAAAGTTGGGGGATGTTTTGTTTCCTGTTTGA
- a CDS encoding 2Fe-2S iron-sulfur cluster-binding protein, whose translation MADLCKVSFPGSDFETIILDIHSQLSEHLTIQNSPVLFGCRTGICGTCLVEVVGDIPPPKTDEQEMLEILATNNKKARLACQIDIISDVEIRIIK comes from the coding sequence ATGGCTGATTTGTGTAAGGTATCATTTCCAGGGAGTGATTTTGAAACTATTATTTTAGATATTCATAGTCAGTTATCTGAACATTTAACAATTCAAAATTCACCTGTATTATTTGGTTGTCGGACTGGTATTTGTGGTACTTGTTTAGTTGAAGTTGTGGGTGATATTCCTCCTCCTAAAACTGATGAACAGGAAATGTTAGAAATATTAGCAACCAACAATAAAAAAGCGCGGTTAGCTTGTCAAATTGATATTATCAGTGATGTAGAAATTCGGATCATTAAATAG
- a CDS encoding Mpo1-like protein, whose protein sequence is MNNINYHPQQNLINQTRSKINNQITDHPFTDYWDIFVLKHQHPINISLHILGILFFYCLLFLTWKLQNLWLLLGLPLTQLIGLLGHILFEPSHIDQQDAIFSWRASYCLGKMLLRVLMGKYQDDIYQRQEILNNYLIKNHANIQ, encoded by the coding sequence ATGAATAACATCAATTACCATCCTCAACAAAATTTAATAAATCAAACAAGAAGTAAAATCAATAATCAAATCACTGATCATCCTTTTACTGACTACTGGGATATTTTTGTTCTCAAACATCAGCATCCTATTAATATTAGTTTACATATTCTTGGCATCTTATTTTTTTATTGTTTACTTTTTCTAACTTGGAAATTACAAAACCTCTGGTTGCTTTTAGGTTTACCTTTAACACAGTTAATAGGATTATTAGGACATATTTTATTTGAACCTAGCCATATTGATCAACAAGATGCTATATTTTCTTGGAGAGCTTCCTATTGTTTGGGTAAAATGTTGCTTAGGGTTTTGATGGGTAAATATCAAGATGATATTTATCAAAGACAGGAAATATTAAACAATTATTTAATAAAAAATCATGCAAATATTCAATAA
- a CDS encoding nuclear transport factor 2 family protein, which produces MINQKWKSIYKFTQILLSVLLVFVIWNVPQNALAADVSPEDLKSIIRTRDIALESLNTRDFTKVQPYLHPDFTITTVDNQVFHKVPEFETYWNQQFSNTIEDIKMKFKGDTLRTFLTPEIDVATGEAITTFSFKDGKSADMGVRWTAVLQKLPDKWVIQSLHFSSNLLDNPVLKAAQQVGKMIAIGAGIAGFMLGTLIMLLLRRRTRPRSQRT; this is translated from the coding sequence ATGATTAACCAGAAATGGAAAAGCATCTACAAATTTACTCAAATACTATTGAGTGTGTTGTTAGTGTTCGTAATTTGGAATGTCCCCCAAAATGCTCTAGCTGCTGATGTATCACCAGAGGATTTAAAATCTATTATTAGAACCAGAGATATTGCTTTAGAATCCCTCAACACTCGTGATTTTACCAAAGTTCAGCCTTATTTACATCCAGATTTTACAATTACAACTGTTGATAATCAAGTTTTTCATAAAGTTCCTGAATTTGAAACGTATTGGAATCAACAATTTTCTAATACAATTGAAGATATTAAAATGAAATTTAAGGGAGATACGTTAAGAACATTTCTCACCCCAGAAATAGATGTAGCCACAGGAGAAGCAATAACTACTTTCTCATTTAAAGATGGTAAATCAGCAGATATGGGTGTACGCTGGACGGCGGTTTTACAAAAATTGCCGGATAAATGGGTAATTCAATCTTTACATTTTTCTTCAAATCTTTTAGATAATCCTGTTTTGAAAGCTGCTCAACAGGTAGGTAAAATGATTGCTATTGGTGCAGGGATAGCAGGTTTTATGTTAGGGACTTTGATCATGTTATTATTACGTCGTAGAACTAGACCACGCAGCCAAAGGACATAG
- a CDS encoding glycosyltransferase yields the protein MNVNKYRRVKATIVVLLVWCGVSLLHLFPKTRWFMVVLTIVLTVQAVRMLIAKPKSYLIEDDSYLPTVSILVPAKNESAVLPDIVDSIFKLDYPIEYLDIWVIDDGSIDETDQVLQQLKTDFPHLQVYKRESKGGKSGALNAVFPLTKGEIILICDADAKLPVNFLRKTLPLFQHKKVGAVQVRKSIYNAGTNFLTRCQQMEMNCDSFLQTHRIVIGGMSELRGNGMLVKREFIEKCHGWNEDTITDDLDLCFRLYLVGAEIEFLTFPIIQEEGVTSWRKLWLQRRRWAEGGYQRYLDYFPQMLTLGLFKEIDLLLFLLLQFILPIGLIPDLFWTLFYSQNPVLLPLQTLLSLILTTAFIAGLYQFQGLRGLSLLWATIQGSFYMVHWIPIMIITTLKMCLQRERSPWVKTEHKGIII from the coding sequence ATGAACGTTAATAAATATCGCAGAGTTAAAGCAACTATTGTAGTTTTATTAGTCTGGTGTGGTGTTAGTTTACTGCATTTATTCCCTAAAACTAGATGGTTTATGGTAGTTTTAACTATTGTCTTAACTGTGCAAGCAGTGAGAATGTTAATAGCTAAACCAAAAAGTTATTTAATTGAAGATGATAGTTATTTACCCACAGTATCAATTTTAGTTCCAGCTAAAAATGAAAGTGCAGTTTTACCAGATATAGTTGATAGTATTTTTAAATTGGATTACCCAATTGAATATTTAGATATTTGGGTAATTGATGATGGTAGTATTGATGAAACTGATCAGGTTTTGCAACAATTAAAAACTGATTTTCCTCATTTACAAGTTTATAAAAGAGAATCAAAAGGTGGCAAATCTGGAGCTTTAAATGCTGTATTTCCCTTAACGAAAGGAGAGATAATTTTAATCTGTGATGCTGATGCAAAATTACCTGTTAATTTCCTGCGAAAAACATTACCTTTATTTCAGCATAAAAAAGTTGGTGCTGTACAGGTGAGGAAGTCTATTTACAATGCTGGAACTAATTTTTTAACCCGCTGTCAACAGATGGAAATGAACTGTGATAGCTTCCTGCAAACCCATCGGATAGTTATCGGGGGAATGTCAGAGTTAAGGGGTAATGGAATGTTAGTAAAGAGAGAGTTTATAGAAAAGTGTCATGGTTGGAATGAGGATACTATCACTGATGATTTAGATTTGTGTTTTAGACTGTATTTAGTTGGGGCAGAAATTGAATTTTTAACCTTTCCAATTATACAGGAAGAAGGGGTAACAAGTTGGAGAAAATTGTGGTTACAACGTCGTCGCTGGGCTGAAGGTGGTTATCAACGTTATCTTGATTATTTTCCTCAGATGTTAACTTTAGGCTTGTTTAAAGAAATTGATTTATTATTATTTTTATTATTGCAATTTATTTTACCAATTGGCTTAATTCCTGATTTATTTTGGACTTTATTCTATAGTCAAAATCCAGTTTTATTACCTTTGCAAACATTACTAAGTTTGATTTTAACAACTGCTTTTATCGCTGGACTTTATCAATTTCAAGGTTTACGAGGATTGTCATTATTATGGGCAACTATTCAAGGTTCATTTTATATGGTGCATTGGATTCCAATTATGATAATTACGACTTTAAAGATGTGTTTACAAAGAGAGCGATCGCCCTGGGTAAAAACTGAACACAAGGGTATAATTATTTAA
- a CDS encoding aromatic ring-hydroxylating dioxygenase subunit alpha, whose protein sequence is MQIFNNWDIVAKGWYIACASQEIPKKQAKSVELCGQKIVIFRGEDGQVRALDAYCPHLGTDLGIGKVDGNLIRCVFHHWAFDKDGICEDIPCQSEIPKKAKVKSYATAEKYGFIWVYPDRNALENLVEFDELKGKELVAEPDQAFTRNCHYHICMMNGIDAQHLRTIHHLDIEMELSLNRSQLGTTIDFTMVGEFPQTTWRERLGKKFLGSKYQYSMRYADGCIGLLTMMKNVRLFPPLHLIYAYTPITPRKTKIQPIYVTEKRPGILGFLISKFLLFCTRLAYYMLRDEDGKIYDNIQFNPQLLLKIDQPLAEYMQYVNKLEPSQWSKNEVQIPDFSKK, encoded by the coding sequence ATGCAAATATTCAATAATTGGGATATCGTAGCTAAAGGCTGGTATATTGCTTGTGCTAGTCAGGAAATTCCTAAAAAACAGGCTAAATCGGTAGAATTATGTGGTCAAAAGATTGTTATTTTTCGTGGTGAAGATGGACAAGTTAGGGCTTTAGATGCTTACTGTCCGCACTTGGGAACGGATTTAGGAATTGGTAAGGTTGATGGTAATTTAATTCGTTGTGTTTTTCATCATTGGGCATTTGATAAAGACGGAATTTGTGAAGATATTCCCTGTCAATCAGAAATTCCTAAAAAAGCCAAAGTTAAATCTTATGCAACAGCAGAAAAGTATGGATTTATTTGGGTTTATCCTGATAGGAATGCACTAGAAAATTTAGTAGAATTTGATGAATTAAAAGGTAAAGAATTAGTCGCAGAACCTGATCAAGCATTTACGAGAAATTGCCATTATCACATCTGTATGATGAATGGAATTGATGCTCAACATTTACGAACTATTCATCATTTAGATATTGAAATGGAATTATCTTTAAATCGTAGTCAATTAGGGACAACAATTGATTTTACAATGGTGGGAGAATTTCCCCAAACTACTTGGCGAGAAAGATTAGGTAAAAAGTTTTTAGGTTCTAAATATCAATATTCTATGCGCTATGCAGATGGTTGTATAGGTCTATTAACTATGATGAAAAATGTGAGACTTTTCCCTCCTTTACATCTGATTTATGCTTATACTCCCATTACACCAAGAAAAACAAAGATTCAACCAATTTATGTCACAGAAAAACGACCAGGTATTTTAGGTTTTTTGATTAGTAAATTTTTGTTATTTTGTACTCGTTTAGCTTACTATATGCTCAGAGATGAAGATGGCAAAATTTATGATAATATTCAATTTAACCCTCAGTTGCTGTTAAAAATTGATCAACCACTAGCTGAATATATGCAGTATGTTAACAAGTTAGAACCATCTCAATGGTCAAAAAATGAAGTTCAGATCCCCGACTTCTCTAAAAAATAG
- a CDS encoding ferritin-like domain-containing protein: protein MNSTSKIVGFDLPHLDAEHRLQRIFTAALPEYKKNQHQQKINYWNANFFNLHQVKIFQESDINEQSQILEITNLSLLTESYFIEKAGVGYMAKMVLLAETVEERMLYGMFTADETTHLQQIINFLPNTELTNTDNPFLNLLSEVVESDDKTVLLFVLQVVLEGWGLTHYRRLAKHCQNPIFSEILQSFLQAESRHHATGTTSFQEMSISASSQKIIIEILSQFLFMVQVGPQEILTAIEQVKGELTKVQKIQILEELDTENHSGTRLKILQSLMNMPSANNILQRLAEKGAFTPLPAYQCVF, encoded by the coding sequence ATGAATTCAACATCTAAAATTGTCGGTTTTGATTTACCTCATCTAGATGCGGAACATCGTTTACAAAGGATTTTCACCGCAGCATTACCAGAATATAAAAAAAATCAACATCAGCAAAAAATAAATTATTGGAATGCTAATTTTTTCAACTTACATCAAGTGAAAATATTTCAAGAATCAGATATTAATGAACAATCACAAATCTTAGAAATTACCAATCTTAGCTTATTAACCGAATCCTATTTTATTGAAAAAGCAGGAGTAGGTTATATGGCCAAGATGGTTTTATTAGCGGAAACAGTAGAAGAAAGAATGTTATATGGGATGTTCACTGCTGATGAAACTACCCACCTCCAACAAATCATCAATTTTCTCCCAAACACAGAATTAACTAACACTGACAATCCCTTTTTAAACCTATTATCAGAAGTGGTAGAAAGCGATGATAAAACGGTATTATTATTTGTGCTGCAAGTGGTATTAGAAGGATGGGGTTTAACTCATTATCGTCGTTTAGCTAAACACTGCCAAAACCCCATTTTTTCAGAAATTTTACAGAGTTTTTTACAAGCAGAATCTCGACATCATGCAACCGGCACAACATCATTTCAAGAAATGTCAATTTCTGCATCTAGTCAAAAAATCATCATAGAAATACTCTCTCAGTTTTTATTCATGGTACAAGTGGGACCCCAAGAAATATTAACAGCAATTGAACAGGTAAAAGGAGAATTAACAAAAGTGCAAAAAATCCAAATTTTGGAAGAATTAGACACAGAAAACCATAGCGGAACAAGATTAAAAATACTGCAATCTTTGATGAATATGCCATCAGCTAATAATATCTTACAAAGATTAGCAGAAAAGGGAGCATTTACACCACTCCCCGCCTATCAATGTGTGTTTTAA
- a CDS encoding P-aminobenzoate N-oxygenase AurF yields MNTTTQKLSEQSATYRKLQINHTRNKQQDHTTLMNEVVDQFNYEECKHEYWQSEEFSLLYGTPLWEQSSPYQKTILNHLYWVAYYSQIVSAEIATIYFNQTSATGLYAHEDFRLICDTLDLESAQERAHIHAFRTISKETELALFGKEIFTYPMRTPFVETMVYADTNFLKTWWKKIQLQYFGLISASNTFLACQYFTVRGVRTLNGKLVQHKLSNFYQKNPNKETAPIPAKVSYYHFMDESFHFNSSTIISHDVITCLAPPTKFESLVANLGVLGCQKDHFHFSAAINGIFWYDPALYGKIYQVLISPIFNMNDHDAKEMMRRCFTEESEGLHRSFATHQEARNSYQVYVEKLDYLWLKNREMSLMEGNSIDRYLAIQRKEFRKFAENKDLSHAETQRRGEVLNYG; encoded by the coding sequence ATGAATACAACAACTCAAAAATTATCAGAACAGTCTGCAACATACCGCAAATTACAAATAAACCACACCCGTAATAAACAACAAGATCATACTACTTTAATGAATGAAGTAGTTGATCAATTTAATTATGAAGAATGTAAACATGAATATTGGCAATCAGAGGAATTTTCTTTACTTTATGGTACACCTTTATGGGAACAATCAAGCCCCTACCAAAAAACTATTTTAAATCATCTTTATTGGGTGGCTTATTATTCTCAAATCGTATCCGCAGAAATAGCAACTATTTATTTTAATCAAACCAGTGCAACGGGACTTTATGCCCATGAAGATTTTCGTTTAATTTGTGATACATTAGATTTAGAATCAGCACAAGAACGAGCGCACATTCACGCTTTCCGCACTATTTCTAAAGAAACAGAATTAGCATTATTTGGTAAAGAAATTTTTACCTATCCCATGCGGACACCGTTTGTAGAAACAATGGTTTATGCTGATACTAATTTTTTAAAAACATGGTGGAAAAAAATCCAATTACAATATTTTGGTTTAATTTCTGCAAGTAATACATTTTTAGCTTGTCAGTATTTTACTGTGCGGGGAGTCAGGACATTAAACGGTAAATTAGTCCAACATAAACTGAGTAATTTCTATCAAAAAAATCCCAATAAGGAAACTGCACCTATTCCCGCAAAAGTTTCTTACTATCATTTTATGGATGAGAGTTTTCATTTTAATAGTTCTACAATTATCTCCCATGATGTGATTACTTGTCTTGCACCTCCGACTAAATTTGAAAGTTTGGTAGCTAACTTAGGGGTGCTGGGATGTCAAAAAGATCATTTTCACTTTTCAGCAGCGATAAATGGCATTTTTTGGTATGATCCGGCGTTGTATGGGAAGATTTATCAGGTCTTGATATCTCCGATTTTTAATATGAATGATCACGATGCAAAAGAGATGATGCGACGCTGTTTTACTGAAGAGTCGGAAGGTTTACACCGCAGTTTTGCTACTCATCAAGAAGCAAGAAATTCTTATCAGGTTTATGTAGAAAAATTAGATTATTTATGGTTAAAAAATCGAGAGATGTCTTTGATGGAGGGTAATTCTATTGATAGGTATTTAGCAATTCAAAGAAAGGAGTTTAGAAAGTTTGCAGAAAATAAAGATTTATCTCACGCAGAGACGCAGAGACGCGGAGAGGTTTTGAATTATGGCTGA
- a CDS encoding aromatic ring-hydroxylating dioxygenase subunit alpha, translated as MASTILKTNFNNSMQFIEGWYWALPSKKLKLGKVKPVTLLGRNLAIYRGFSGEVKAVDAYCPHMGAHLAEGKVEGNDIRCFFHNWKYDESGNCVEIPSLEKPLPVYIKTWETAEKYGMIWVWVGEEKANVLPFVPELEQVECNYMLGTKFIKNCHPNVLLINAIDAHHFNTVHNLPLEIIFDSQSLNNNAITFSNTTRGGNDSWFIRLVRPLYKEQVTYSMCYWYGSTGTVTLGPDFLHFYIIFSLRMIEGGKTEGQTILVTPKRQGILGCLINPILLWLTQRVGNYFAKGDTQVFETIEFNFQNPTKADQSILQFIHHVNQQKSLNWGTWEAVDDINNKNVKPQLKKNLLAYKQHEFNI; from the coding sequence ATGGCATCTACAATCCTAAAGACTAATTTTAATAATTCCATGCAATTTATAGAAGGTTGGTACTGGGCTTTACCATCAAAAAAATTAAAACTTGGTAAAGTTAAACCTGTAACTTTATTAGGTAGAAATTTAGCGATTTATCGAGGATTTAGTGGAGAAGTAAAAGCCGTAGACGCTTATTGTCCACACATGGGAGCGCATTTAGCAGAGGGAAAGGTAGAAGGTAATGATATTCGTTGTTTTTTTCATAATTGGAAATATGATGAAAGCGGAAATTGTGTAGAAATTCCTTCTTTAGAAAAACCCTTACCTGTGTATATAAAGACTTGGGAAACAGCAGAAAAATACGGGATGATTTGGGTTTGGGTGGGGGAAGAAAAAGCAAATGTATTACCCTTTGTTCCCGAATTAGAACAGGTAGAATGTAATTATATGTTGGGAACTAAATTTATTAAAAATTGTCATCCCAATGTGTTACTAATTAATGCCATTGATGCTCACCATTTTAACACAGTTCACAATCTACCGTTAGAAATTATTTTTGATTCTCAAAGTTTAAATAATAACGCCATTACTTTTAGTAATACTACACGAGGAGGTAATGATTCTTGGTTTATTCGTCTCGTTCGTCCTTTGTATAAAGAACAAGTTACTTATAGTATGTGTTACTGGTATGGTAGCACTGGTACTGTAACATTAGGTCCTGATTTTCTGCACTTTTATATAATATTTTCCCTGCGAATGATAGAGGGAGGAAAAACCGAAGGACAGACAATTTTAGTAACTCCCAAACGTCAGGGAATTTTAGGATGTTTGATAAATCCAATTTTATTATGGTTAACCCAAAGAGTTGGTAATTACTTTGCAAAAGGAGATACCCAAGTATTTGAAACCATTGAATTTAATTTCCAAAATCCCACCAAAGCAGATCAATCAATTTTACAATTTATTCATCATGTCAATCAGCAAAAATCATTAAATTGGGGAACATGGGAAGCAGTAGATGATATCAATAATAAAAACGTAAAACCTCAGTTAAAAAAGAATTTACTGGCATATAAACAACATGAATTCAACATCTAA
- a CDS encoding aromatic ring-hydroxylating dioxygenase subunit alpha: MQLTDFWYIVALSKQLKSNQILQRTVLNEWLAIFRGADGKPVALRDRCLHRNSRLSPGKVHNGTLQCPYHGWVYDNAGNVISVPAEGNDFKSSPPRCAKLYPTKEQDGYIYVRLTDNPEIDFSPFLMPYYQQPGWETVRVINRFANNVTNCAENFIDIPHTAFVHPGVFRNNRQQKLEMTVERYNGSVLVEYHNENNNLGWYSRFLNSQNSEIKHSDKFFMPNITSVEYIMGKNRHLFITSQSIPETENSTLVYTDVTYNYSIWNKLARPFIWWTAQHIIGQDVKILAVQGETIAKYGTQFFNTPADTIHVFVESIISAISRGEDPRLLPNKSVKVKFWV, encoded by the coding sequence ATGCAACTAACAGACTTTTGGTACATAGTCGCACTCAGCAAACAATTAAAATCTAACCAAATATTACAAAGAACCGTATTAAATGAATGGTTAGCAATATTTCGCGGTGCAGATGGAAAACCCGTAGCTTTACGCGATCGCTGTTTACATAGAAACAGTCGTTTATCTCCGGGAAAAGTCCATAATGGTACTTTACAATGTCCCTATCATGGGTGGGTATATGACAATGCTGGGAATGTAATTTCTGTCCCCGCAGAAGGAAATGATTTCAAATCTTCACCTCCCAGATGTGCAAAATTATATCCGACAAAAGAACAGGATGGTTATATTTATGTGCGGTTAACTGATAACCCAGAAATTGATTTTTCACCTTTTTTAATGCCATATTATCAACAACCAGGATGGGAAACTGTCAGGGTAATAAATAGGTTTGCAAATAACGTTACCAACTGTGCAGAAAACTTTATTGATATTCCCCATACCGCTTTTGTTCATCCTGGAGTTTTTCGGAATAATCGTCAACAAAAATTAGAGATGACCGTGGAACGTTACAATGGTTCGGTGTTAGTAGAATATCACAATGAAAATAATAATTTAGGGTGGTATAGTCGGTTTTTAAATTCTCAAAATTCAGAGATAAAACATAGCGATAAATTTTTTATGCCAAATATAACATCTGTAGAATATATTATGGGTAAAAATCGTCATTTGTTTATTACAAGTCAATCAATTCCTGAAACTGAAAATTCAACTTTGGTGTATACAGATGTTACTTATAATTATAGCATTTGGAATAAATTAGCTCGTCCTTTTATTTGGTGGACTGCACAACATATTATTGGTCAAGATGTAAAAATATTGGCAGTTCAAGGAGAAACTATTGCTAAATACGGGACGCAGTTTTTTAATACTCCTGCGGACACAATTCATGTTTTTGTAGAATCAATTATATCAGCTATCTCTCGCGGTGAAGATCCGCGTTTGTTACCGAATAAATCAGTCAAAGTTAAATTTTGGGTTTAG
- a CDS encoding alpha/beta hydrolase, with product MSIFCLVHGAFQGAWTWDLLIPHLQAQGHTVVTMDLPIEDSSVNLLEFATIVSQTLPKTNDDIILVGHSMAGTIIPLVAEIHKIRQLVFLAALIPHPGKSTIDQFAHNFDTDTLKSFNYERQNTDEFKQFDDEPNMFHPLSLGRDFSDVAVLKEIFYNDCSPEVVEMALSKRRLQQSMAYIFEVNPLQSLPNVEYKYIVCNNDQIISPEWSKYAARKRLGIEPIELPGGHCPHLSHPQQLAKILTDAAD from the coding sequence ATGAGTATTTTTTGTTTAGTTCATGGTGCTTTTCAAGGTGCTTGGACTTGGGATTTATTAATCCCTCATTTACAAGCACAAGGTCATACAGTTGTAACAATGGATTTACCCATCGAAGATTCATCTGTGAATTTGTTAGAATTTGCGACCATAGTATCTCAAACACTACCAAAAACCAATGATGATATTATTTTAGTTGGTCACTCAATGGCTGGTACAATTATTCCTTTGGTAGCAGAAATTCATAAAATCCGTCAGTTAGTATTTTTAGCTGCTTTGATACCCCATCCTGGTAAAAGTACAATTGATCAATTTGCCCATAATTTTGATACCGATACTCTAAAATCATTTAATTATGAACGTCAAAATACCGATGAATTTAAACAATTTGATGATGAACCGAATATGTTTCACCCCCTTTCTTTGGGTAGAGATTTTTCTGATGTAGCAGTATTAAAAGAAATTTTTTACAATGATTGTTCACCAGAAGTAGTAGAAATGGCACTCTCAAAAAGGCGTTTACAACAATCAATGGCGTATATTTTTGAAGTCAATCCTCTGCAATCTTTACCCAATGTCGAGTATAAATATATTGTCTGTAATAATGACCAAATAATTTCTCCTGAATGGTCAAAGTATGCTGCACGTAAACGTTTAGGAATTGAGCCTATAGAACTACCTGGTGGACATTGCCCTCACTTATCTCATCCTCAACAACTTGCAAAAATATTAACAGATGCGGCTGATTAA